A portion of the Actinomycetota bacterium genome contains these proteins:
- a CDS encoding Ku protein — MQAIWKGAISFGLISIPIRVYGATEEKTLRFNMLHAEDKGRVRFNRTCTECGKDNLTKDDMIRAYEYEKGSYVTFTDDELDAVEVPTSRTIEVVNFVPTDQIDPIFYNRSYYLAPEDLGVKAYALLRRALQETDRVALAKVAMRDKERLGTLRVNGKAIVLETMYWPDEIREPAFPELDRESNVRDQELAMAHTLIESLTEDFKPGDFKDTYREALLSAVERKIAGQEIVAPVAHDEEAPVADLMEALQKSLEEVQSRRTG; from the coding sequence ATGCAGGCGATCTGGAAGGGTGCGATCAGCTTCGGACTGATCTCCATCCCCATCCGCGTCTACGGCGCGACCGAAGAGAAGACCCTGCGCTTCAACATGCTCCACGCCGAGGACAAGGGCCGCGTCCGGTTCAACCGCACCTGCACGGAATGCGGCAAGGACAACCTGACCAAAGACGACATGATCCGGGCCTACGAGTACGAGAAGGGAAGCTACGTCACCTTCACCGACGACGAGCTGGACGCGGTAGAGGTCCCCACCAGCCGCACCATCGAAGTCGTCAACTTCGTGCCGACCGACCAGATCGACCCCATCTTCTACAACAGGTCCTACTACCTGGCCCCCGAGGACCTGGGGGTCAAGGCCTACGCGCTGCTTCGCCGGGCGCTGCAGGAGACCGACCGGGTCGCGCTGGCCAAGGTCGCCATGCGGGACAAGGAACGCCTCGGCACCCTGCGCGTCAACGGCAAGGCGATCGTCCTGGAGACGATGTACTGGCCGGACGAGATCCGTGAGCCCGCTTTCCCGGAGCTGGACCGGGAGTCAAACGTGCGCGACCAGGAGCTTGCGATGGCGCACACGCTCATCGAGAGCCTCACCGAGGACTTCAAGCCCGGCGACTTCAAGGACACCTACCGCGAGGCGCTGCTGTCCGCCGTCGAGCGCAAAATCGCCGGACAGGAGATCGTCGCCCCCGTCGCCCACGACGAGGAGGCTCCGGTGGCCGACCTGATGGAGGCGCTCCAGAAGTCGCTGGAGGAGGTCCA
- a CDS encoding STAS domain-containing protein: MLLQISVQEHDSTRVVTLSGECDLATAPQLQETLSGMKGPDVEELIVDLGGLEFMDSTGLGVLVGALKRMRESGGAFKIAGAKGAVQRVLQVSGLDRIIPQFPDVESARS, translated from the coding sequence ATGCTCTTGCAGATCTCCGTCCAGGAACACGACAGCACCCGCGTGGTCACGTTGTCCGGTGAGTGCGACCTGGCCACGGCCCCCCAGCTTCAGGAGACGCTGTCGGGCATGAAGGGCCCGGACGTCGAAGAGCTGATCGTCGACCTCGGGGGCCTGGAGTTCATGGACTCAACCGGCCTCGGCGTCCTCGTCGGCGCCTTGAAGCGCATGAGGGAGTCCGGCGGGGCGTTCAAGATCGCGGGGGCCAAGGGCGCCGTCCAGCGCGTGCTTCAGGTGTCCGGCCTCGACCGCATCATCCCGCAGTTCCCGGACGTCGAATCCGCCCGCAGCTGA